TGAGCTCAGCGGTATGCTCTCGCGAGTAGTGACACCTAGTTCCTTGAGAATCGGCACGCCCGCTTTTCTCAGGCGCTCAACAGTCGAAGGAACGTCAGGGACTGTGAACCCTAAATGCCCGAAACCCAGGTTGGGAGGGGCGTTGCCAGTAGAGGCCTCGTACCCACCGTCACCAGTTGGTTTTTCTGAACCGTGGATATGGTATAGTTCAAGCAGGCCTAGGGTTTGTGTGAGTGTGCGGGGATCTCCGACCTTGGCGGACCAGGCGGAGAGGTCTGCGCGGTCTTCTTCGGTAGATGGATAGCCAAGATAGTAAATAGTCCACGGGCCAGTGTTCATGGTAAATACC
This region of Aspergillus puulaauensis MK2 DNA, chromosome 5, nearly complete sequence genomic DNA includes:
- a CDS encoding putative lactoylglutathione lyase (Glo1) (COG:G;~EggNog:ENOG410QEC4;~InterPro:IPR004360,IPR037523,IPR029068;~PFAM:PF00903), which codes for MGDSQASPSPFEVGAFLPGGHHTDPALPENSPTAGFKLNHFMLRIRDPKRSLHFYIELMGMRTVFTMNTGPWTIYYLGYPSTEEDRADLSAWSAKVGDPRTLTQTLGLLELYHIHGSEKPTGDGGYEASTGNAPPNLGFGHLGFTVPDVPSTVERLRKAGVPILKELGVTTRESIPLSSWEENRGVGVGEIHPNYKAVFDQIAFVTDPDGYTVELVPQAMN